A single genomic interval of Lathyrus oleraceus cultivar Zhongwan6 chromosome 7, CAAS_Psat_ZW6_1.0, whole genome shotgun sequence harbors:
- the LOC127100356 gene encoding sulfiredoxin, chloroplastic/mitochondrial, protein MANFVLQVPIPLRSFHVSASSNSNGAVSGSSSSDKGVGPVIIELPLDKIRRPLMRTRSNDQTKVQELMDSITQIGLQVPIDVLEVDGNYYGFSGCHRYEAHQRLGLPTIRCKIRRGTKETLRHHMR, encoded by the exons ATGGCAAATTTTGTTTTGCAGGTTCCAATTCCTTTGAGGAGTTTTCATGTGTCTGCTTCATCCAACTCCAACG GGGCTGTTTCTGGAAGCAGTTCTTCTGATAAGGGTGTGGGTCCAGTGATAATTGAGCTTCCTTTAGATAAGATAAGAAGACCTTTGATGAGGACTAGATCAAATGATCAAACCAAAGTTCAAGAACTGATGGATAGTATTACTCAGATTGGTCTTCAAGTGCCT ATCGATGTGCTCGAGGTGGATGGAAACTATTATG GTTTCTCCGGCTGTCACCGGTATGAGGCTCACCAACGACTTGGACTCCCTACCATACGCTGTAAAATTCGGCGTGGTACAAAAGAGACTCTAAGGCATCATATGCGCTAA